From a single Apium graveolens cultivar Ventura chromosome 2, ASM990537v1, whole genome shotgun sequence genomic region:
- the LOC141707566 gene encoding mitochondrial import receptor subunit TOM40-1-like, translated as MASLVPPAATPKPTEKVDYMNLPCPIPYEEIHREALMSLKPEVFEGFRFDFNKGMNQNFSLSHSVFMGPTEVPSQDPKTVIKVPTSHYEFGANFIDPKLMLIGRVLTDGRVNARLKCDLSENLTLKGNAQLTNEQHMSHGMATFDYKGRDFRSQFQLGNGTLLGASYIQSLTPHLSLGGEVFWAGQARKSGLGYAARYNTDKMVATAQVASTGMVALSYVQKLSEKVSLATDFMYNYMSKEVTASFGYDYILRQCRLRGKIDSNGCSSAYLEERLNMGLNFILSAELDHMKKDYKFGFGLTVGE; from the exons ATGGCATCTCTCGTACCTCCGGCGGCCACTCCTAAACCCACCGAGAAAGTCGATTACATGAACTTGCCTTGTCCCATTCCTTACGAAGAGATTCATCGCGAAGCTCTCA TGTCCTTAAAGCCAGAAGTGTTCGAGGGATTTCGTTTTGATTTTAATAAAGGAATGAACCAAAACTTCTCGCTTAGTCACAG TGTGTTCATGGGACCTACTGAAGTCCCTTCTCAAGATCCCAAAACAGTAATTAAAGTTCCTACTTCTCACTACGAGTTTGGTGCCAACTTTATTGACCCAAAA TTGATGCTTATTGGGAGGGTGTTGACAGACGGGAGAGTCAATGCAAGATTGAAGTGTGATTTGTCTGAGAATCTTACGCTGAAGGGCAATGCTCAA CTTACAAATGAGCAGCACATGTCACATGGCATGGCGACTTTTGATTACAAG GGTCGTGATTTTAGGAGTCAGTTTCAACTTGGAAATGGTACTTTGCTTGGAGCTAGTTACATCCAG AGCTTGACTCCACATCTGTCATTGGGTGGCGAAGTATTCTGGGCTGGTCAGGCTCGCAAGTCCGGGCTTGGTTATGCTGCAAGATACAACACAGACAAGATG GTTGCCACCGCACAAGTTGCCAGTACTGGGATGGTTGCTCTGAGCTATGTTCAGAAACTATCTGAAAAG GTTTCTCTTGCAACGGACTTCATGTACAACTACATGTCTAAGGAAGTCACTGCAAGTTTTGGTTATGATTATATTCTCCGTCAG TGTCGTCTTAGAGGGAAAATTGACTCCAATGGCTGCTCATCTGCTTACCTGGAAGAACGTTTAAATATGGGTCTTAATTTTATACTTTCAGCAGAG TTAGATCACATGAAGAAAGACTACAAGTTTGGTTTTGGCCTAACAGTAGGAGAATAG